One region of Cucurbita pepo subsp. pepo cultivar mu-cu-16 chromosome LG03, ASM280686v2, whole genome shotgun sequence genomic DNA includes:
- the LOC111790351 gene encoding uncharacterized membrane protein At1g16860-like, with translation MSSRIPSHQLSNGLYVSGRPEQPKERTPTMSSVPMPYTGGDIKKSGELGKMFDIPVDGSKSKKSGPITGGSMRSGSFGGVASHSGPIMPNATSRTMYTTSGSLPSQGLSGSASLKKSNSGPLSKHGEPVKLSGPQSGGVTPTGRQNSGPLPPVLPATGLITSGPISSGPLNSSGAPRKVSGPLESMGSIKLQGSAAHSHAVTTLTYDDDYSFSKNFPKIVLWSLILLFVMGFIAGGFILGAVHNAILLIVVVVLFAAVCTLFIWNTYWGRRAIMGFIARYPDSELRTAKNGQFVKVSGVVTCGNMPLESSFQKVPRCVYTSTSLYEYRGWSSKAVNPTHRRFTWGLRSLERHVVDFYISDFQSGLRALVKSGCGARVTPYVDDPIVIDVNPVNEELSPDFVRWLGERNLSSEGRLMRLREGYIKEGSTVSVMGVVQRNENVLMIVPPPDPIASGCEWSKCIFPASIEGIVLQCEDLSKNDVIAV, from the exons ATGAGTTCCAGAATACCATCCCATCAGCTTAGCAATGGCCTCTACGTATCAGGGAGGCCTGAGCAGCCTAAAGAGAGAACCCCAACGATGAGCTCTGTACCCATGCCCTATACTGGTGGAGATATTAAGAAATCAGGAGAGCTAGGGAAGATGTTTGATATCCCTGTGGATGGCTCCAAGTCCAAGAAGTCAGGACCTATAACTGGTGGCTCCATGAGGTCTGGATCTTTCGGAGGTGTTGCATCTCACTCTGGACCTATCATGCCTAATGCTACATCTCGCACCATGTACACCACCTCAGGTTCTTTACCTTCTCAAGGCCTTTCTGGTTCAGCTTCattgaaaaaatcaaattctgGACCTCTGAGCAAGCATGGGGAACCTGTAAAGTTGTCTGGTCCACAGTCTGGTGGAGTAACACCTACTGGTCGTCAAAACTCTGGGCCTCTTCCTCCTGTACTACCTGCAACAGGCCTTATCACATCAGGACCCATTTCTTCAGGACCTCTAAATTCTTCTGGAGCTCCACGGAAGGTTTCTGGTCCTTTAGAATCTATGGGATCCATTAAATTACAGGGTTCTGCAGCTCATAGTCATGCTGTAACTACTCTTActtatgatgatgattattcattttcaaagAACTTCCCTAAGATAGTATTATGGTCATTAATTCTTCTATTTGTGATGGGTTTTATTGCTGGGGGCTTTATTCTTGGAGCTGTCCATAATGCAATCCTCCTCATTGTGGTTGTGGTTCTTTTTGCTGCTGTTTGTACACTTTTCATTTGGAATACCTACTGGGGAAGAAGAGCAATTATGGGTTTCATTGCTCGCTATCCAGATTCTGAACTTAGAACTGCAAAGAATGGACAATTTGTCAAGGTCTCCGGG GTGGTTACCTGTGGTAACATGCCCCTGGAGTCATCCTTCCAAAAAGTTCCAAGATGTGTATATACATCGACGAGTTTATATGAGTACCGCGGATGGAGTTCCAAAGCTGTCAATCCTACACATCGCCGTTTTACTTGGGGGCTCAGATCACTAGAA AGACATGTGGTTGACTTCTACATCTCTGATTTTCAATCTGGATTAAGAGCATTGGTTAAGTCTGGTTGTGGAGCCAGGGTGACTCCTTATGTTGACGATCCAATTGTTATTGATGTTAATCCAGTAAATGAAGAATTATCTCCCGACTTTGTCAGGTGGTTAGGAGAAAGAAATCTTTCAAGTGAAGGTCGATTAATGCGCTTAAGAGAAGG GTATATCAAGGAAGGAAGCACTGTTAGTGTAATGGGAGTTGTCCAGAGAAACGAAAACGTGCTAATGATTGTCCCTCCGCCTGATCCGATTGCAAGTGGGTGTGAATGGAGCAAGTGCATATTTCCAGCTAGTATTGAAGGTATTGTATTGCAGTGTGAAGACCTGTCGAAGAACGATGTGATAGCCGTGTAG
- the LOC111790350 gene encoding cytochrome P450 71A1-like: MDSIELFPSWVSYAAAWLAILALFFLSRRLRRRNLNLPPGPKPWPLIGNLDLIGPLPHQSIHHLSKKYGPIMHLRFGSFPVVVGSSVEMAKIFLKTHDLNFVSRPKTAAGKYTTYNYSDITWSQYGPYWRQARKMCLMELFSAKRLDSYEYIRREEMNALLRDVYKSCGDVIKVKDYLSTVSLNVISRMVLGKKYTDESENGIVSPDEFKKMLDELFLLSGVLNIGDSIPWIDFLDLQGYVKRMKALSKKFDRFLEHVLDEHNARREGVKDYVAQDMVDVLLQLADDPDLEVKLERHGVKAFTQDLIAGGTESSAVTVEWAMSEVLRKPEILKKAREELDRVIGKERWVEEKDIASLPYMDAIAKETMRLHPVAPMLVPRMCREDCEIAGYDIAKGTRVLVNVWTIGRDPAVWENPNEFSPERFMGKTIDVKGQDFELLPFGSGRRMCPGYSLGLKVIQSSLANLLHGFSWSLGGDMKKEDLNMDEVFGLSTPKKFPLHVVAQPRLPPHLYSI; the protein is encoded by the exons ATGGATTCCATCGAGCTTTTTCCTTCATGGGTTTCTTACGCCGCCGCATGGTTGGCCATTCTCgccctcttcttcctctcccgCCGCCTTCGCCGCCGCAATCTCAATCTCCCTCCCGGACCTAAACCATGGCCATTAATCGGAAACCTCGACTTAATTGGCCCTCTGCCTCATCAATCCATTCATCACCTCTCCAAAAAATACGGCCCCATCATGCATCTTCGCTTCGGCTCATTCCCCGTCGTCGTTGGCTCCTCCGTCGAGATGGCTAAGATTTTCCTCAAAACCCATGATCTGAACTTCGTGTCTCGCCCCAAAACCGCCGCCGGAAAATACACCACCTATAACTATTCCGACATCACTTGGTCTCAATACGGCCCTTATTGGCGCCAAGCTCGGAAGATGTGTTTGATGGAGCTTTTCAGTGCTAAACGGCTTGATTCTTATGAGTATATCAGGAGGGAAGAAATGAATGCTCTGCTTCGAGATGTTTATAAGTCTTGTGGGGATGTTATCAAGGTTAAGGATTACTTATCCACTGTGAGTTTGAATGTTATAAGTCGAATGGTGTTGGGGAAGAAGTATACGGATGAGTCGGAGAATGGTATTGTTAGTCCGGATGAGTTTAAGAAGATGTTGGATGAGTTGTTCTTGTTGAGTGGTGTTCTTAATATTGGGGATTCTATACCGTGGATTGATTTCTTGGATTTGCAAGGGTATGTGAAGAGGATGAAGGCTTTGAGTAAGAAATTTGATAGGTTTCTTGAACATGTGCTGGATGAACATAATGCTAGGAGGGAGGGTGTTAAGGATTATGTGGCTCAAGATATGGTGGATGTTTTGTTGCAATTGGCTGATGATCCTGATCTCGAAGTCAAACTCGAACGGCATGGAGTCAAGGCGTTTACTCAA GACCTGATAGCAGGCGGAACAGAGAGCTCAGCAGTGACCGTAGAATGGGCAATGTCAGAGGTTTTGAGAAAGCCAGAGATATTGAAGAAGGCAAGGGAAGAGCTGGACAGAGTGATCGGAAAGGAAAGATGGGTGGAAGAGAAGGACATCGCATCATTGCCATACATGGACGCAATAGCCAAAGAGACAATGCGGCTGCACCCAGTAGCGCCAATGCTAGTGCCGAGAATGTGCCGAGAGGATTGCGAAATAGCAGGGTACGACATAGCGAAAGGCACTCGAGTGCTGGTGAATGTGTGGACCATCGGGAGGGACCCAGCAGTGTGGGAGAACCCAAACGAGTTTAGCCCAGAGAGGTTCATGGGAAAGACCATCGACGTGAAAGGGCAGGACTTCGAGCTCCTGCCGTTCGGGTCTGGACGGCGGATGTGCCCTGGGTACAGCCTTGGGCTGAAGGTTATTCAGTCGAGCCTAGCCAATCTGCTGCACGGATTTAGTTGGAGTTTGGGTGGGGACATGAAGAAGGAAGATTTGAATATGGATGAAGTCTTTGGTCTCTCCACTCCCAAGAAATTCCCTCTGCACGTTGTGGCTCAGCCTCGGCTTCCTCCTCATCTCTACTCCATCTGA
- the LOC111790374 gene encoding 60S ribosomal protein L7-2-like encodes MGEEVKALIPESVLKKTKRNEEWALSKQQEFEAAKKKNAENRKLIFNRAKLYSKEYEEQEKELIRLKREAKLKGGFYVVPEAKLLFITRIRGINAIDPKTRKILQLLRLRQIFNGVFLKVNKATLNMLHRVEPYVTYGYPNLKSVKELIYKRGYGKLNKRRVALTDNSIVEQALGKYGIICMEDLVHEIMTVGPHFKEANNFLWPFKLKAPLGGLEKKRNHYVEGGDAGNRENYINELIRRMN; translated from the exons ATGGGTGAAGAAGTCAAGGCATTGATTCCGGAGTCAGTtttgaagaagacgaagaggaATGAAGAATGGGCATTGTCAAAGCAGCAAGAATTTGAAGCGgccaagaagaagaatgcaGAGAACCGTAAGTTGATTTTCAACAGAGCTAAGCTATATTCAAAGGAGTATGAAGAGCAG GAAAAAGAACTGATTAGACTGAAGCGCGAGGCCAAATTAAAAGGAGGATTTTATGTTGTCCCTGAGgctaaattattgtttatcACTCGCATTCGTGG TATCAATGCCATTGACCCAAAGACGAGAAAGATATTGCAGCTGTTGCGTTTGAGGCAG ATTTTCAACGGTGTCTTCCTCAAAGTGAACAAAGCAACGTTGAATATGCTGCACAGGGTCGAGCCTTATGTGACCTATGG CTACCCCAATTTGAAGAGCGTTAAAGAACTTATTTACAAGAGGGGTTATGGGAAGCTAAACAAGCGGAGAGTAGCATTGACTGACAACTCAATTGTGGAGCAg GCTCTGGGTAAATATGGCATCATCTGCATGGAAGATCTCGTCCACGAGATCATGACTGTCGGTCCTCACTTTAAGGAGGCGAATAACTTCCTATGGCCCTTTAAGTTGAAGGCACCTTTGGGTGGATTggaaaagaagaggaatcaCTATGTTGAAGGGGGAGACGCAGGCAATCGCGAGAATTATATCAATGAGCTTATCAGGAGAATGAACTAG